In Methanobacterium sp., one genomic interval encodes:
- a CDS encoding PAP2 family protein, which translates to MPLFNLFNQNKSLKEPLANFISTVSNPPLVAIPVFLVINYALLYEGDWLWFSTISIFFVSILPIITSSLWIKKKNLEVDMPQREDRIYPLLLVILSYTIGVVVLYTLGAPLLTTVLMICYLTNTIVVLMISLYWKISIHAMGIAGPATAIIYLFGWPGLLFSLLVPLVLWSRLYLKRHTSAQLMVGTGLGYLLTAAQIYLLI; encoded by the coding sequence ATGCCCCTTTTTAATCTTTTTAATCAAAACAAATCATTAAAAGAACCCCTGGCCAATTTCATATCCACAGTTAGTAACCCGCCCCTGGTCGCTATTCCTGTTTTCCTGGTTATTAACTACGCCCTACTTTATGAAGGAGATTGGTTGTGGTTTTCAACAATTAGTATCTTTTTTGTGAGCATTTTACCCATAATTACCAGTTCATTATGGATAAAAAAGAAAAATCTGGAAGTGGACATGCCACAAAGGGAGGATAGGATTTATCCCCTGTTACTGGTGATCTTATCATATACTATTGGTGTTGTGGTCTTGTACACCCTAGGAGCACCTCTACTGACCACGGTTTTAATGATCTGTTATCTTACTAATACCATCGTTGTTTTGATGATTAGTCTTTACTGGAAGATCAGCATACATGCCATGGGCATCGCCGGACCAGCAACTGCAATCATCTACCTTTTCGGATGGCCTGGACTCTTATTCAGTTTACTGGTACCCCTGGTACTTTGGAGCAGACTGTACCTTAAAAGACACACCTCTGCACAGTTAATGGTGGGAACAGGCCTGGGTTATCTTTTAACAGCAGCACAAATTTACCTGTTAATCTAA
- a CDS encoding HIT family protein, giving the protein MECEYFEKLKDHKFGDLLAETEHWLIILAPDQRNLGTCVVALKRDETELSGLNDEEWADLSNVVKKLESSVKKAFDATMFNWGCLMNSSYLEDPPCPHLHWHFIPRYQNPVKFNGETFYDPCFGKSTMHCRDPLIPLPKEFKNRIKTRILENLKF; this is encoded by the coding sequence ATGGAATGCGAGTATTTTGAAAAGTTAAAAGATCACAAATTCGGTGACTTGCTGGCTGAAACTGAACACTGGCTCATTATTCTGGCCCCCGACCAACGGAATCTGGGAACCTGTGTTGTGGCCCTTAAAAGGGATGAAACTGAGCTTTCCGGTTTGAATGATGAAGAATGGGCTGACCTATCTAATGTAGTTAAAAAACTGGAATCATCCGTTAAAAAGGCTTTTGATGCCACAATGTTCAATTGGGGGTGTTTGATGAACTCTTCCTACCTCGAAGATCCTCCCTGTCCTCATCTGCACTGGCATTTCATCCCCCGTTACCAGAATCCTGTGAAATTTAATGGTGAAACATTTTATGATCCCTGTTTTGGCAAAAGTACCATGCATTGTCGGGATCCACTTATCCCACTCCCAAAAGAGTTCAAAAATAGGATAAAAACCCGTATCTTGGAAAATCTAAAATTCTAA
- the tfrA gene encoding fumarate reductase (CoM/CoB) subunit TfrA, whose protein sequence is MERETYQTDVLVIGSGGAGCRAAIEAKKYGLDVIIVSKGLSFKSGCTTLAEGGYNAAFAYVDVADSTQVHLEDTLKGGGYLNDPELARILVEEAPGRLTELESYGALFDRQESGKLNQRPFGGQTYRRTCFQGDRTGHEMMTALKEEVIRQDIQTVDEVMITTLLQDTEGRIGGACGVSLSDTHFLTFLAKSTIVTTGGAGWIYPVTSNALQKTGDGYAMAWKVGADLLDMEQVQFHPTGMLYPDSRRGVLVTEAVRGEGGRLINSQGERFMTGYDSRGELATRDVVARAIYNEIMEGRGTPNGGVYLDVTHLPPEVIEEKLETMLLQFQDVGVDIRKEPMEVAPTAHHFMGGARINPNCETNIPNLYVAGEAAGGVHGANRLGGNALAETQVFGRRAGKSAAKNVPKSHFKLNPIYLEMEEERIKNLFKEGDYYPFQLKKELQEVMWNNVAIIRREEGLRLALKNITAIKDKMERMMVPVGSGYNQHLQDALELENMVLIAGLVTKSALIRDESRGAHYRADYPDRRDECKKSIILNKNNKNEGYLQR, encoded by the coding sequence ATGGAAAGGGAGACTTACCAGACAGATGTATTGGTCATTGGATCCGGAGGAGCCGGGTGTAGAGCAGCCATCGAAGCAAAAAAATATGGTTTAGATGTAATTATAGTTTCAAAGGGATTATCATTCAAATCAGGGTGCACCACCCTGGCAGAGGGGGGTTACAATGCTGCTTTTGCCTATGTGGATGTCGCTGATAGCACCCAGGTCCATCTGGAGGACACACTTAAAGGAGGGGGATACCTCAACGATCCAGAACTGGCACGTATCCTGGTGGAAGAAGCACCAGGCCGACTCACAGAACTGGAAAGCTACGGTGCCCTATTTGACCGTCAGGAATCAGGAAAACTAAATCAAAGACCCTTTGGGGGTCAGACATATCGGAGGACCTGCTTCCAGGGGGATCGTACCGGCCATGAAATGATGACTGCCCTTAAAGAGGAGGTTATCCGGCAGGATATCCAGACAGTGGATGAAGTCATGATCACCACGCTCTTACAGGATACTGAAGGTAGGATTGGGGGGGCCTGTGGAGTATCATTATCTGATACGCATTTTTTAACCTTCCTGGCTAAATCCACCATTGTAACCACCGGTGGAGCTGGTTGGATATATCCTGTAACTTCAAATGCCCTGCAAAAAACCGGGGATGGATATGCGATGGCTTGGAAGGTTGGAGCTGATCTTCTGGATATGGAACAGGTCCAGTTCCACCCCACTGGCATGCTGTACCCGGACTCCCGCCGGGGAGTTCTAGTGACTGAAGCTGTTCGTGGTGAAGGAGGAAGACTAATAAACTCCCAGGGTGAACGGTTCATGACGGGCTACGACTCCCGCGGAGAACTCGCCACACGGGACGTGGTAGCTCGGGCTATTTACAATGAAATAATGGAAGGAAGAGGCACCCCTAATGGTGGGGTCTACCTGGATGTAACCCACCTTCCTCCAGAGGTAATTGAAGAAAAACTGGAAACCATGCTCCTGCAATTCCAGGACGTGGGAGTGGACATCAGGAAAGAGCCCATGGAAGTGGCACCCACTGCCCATCACTTCATGGGAGGGGCCAGGATAAACCCAAACTGTGAAACTAACATTCCCAACCTTTATGTGGCAGGAGAAGCTGCTGGTGGCGTTCATGGTGCTAATCGTCTTGGTGGGAACGCACTAGCCGAAACCCAGGTTTTCGGAAGACGGGCTGGAAAATCAGCCGCTAAAAACGTGCCAAAATCCCACTTCAAACTGAACCCTATCTACTTGGAAATGGAAGAGGAAAGAATTAAAAACCTATTCAAAGAAGGGGATTACTATCCATTCCAGTTAAAAAAAGAGTTACAGGAAGTTATGTGGAACAATGTGGCCATCATCCGCCGGGAAGAAGGTCTTAGATTAGCATTAAAGAATATAACTGCTATTAAAGATAAAATGGAAAGAATGATGGTGCCTGTGGGTAGTGGCTATAACCAACACCTCCAAGATGCCCTGGAACTGGAGAACATGGTTTTAATAGCAGGATTAGTTACTAAATCAGCCTTAATACGAGATGAAAGTCGTGGAGCCCACTATCGTGCTGATTATCCTGATAGAAGGGATGAATGCAAGAAGAGTATTATTTTAAATAAAAATAATAAAAATGAGGGATATTTGCAGCGGTGA
- the sepS gene encoding O-phosphoserine--tRNA ligase, whose amino-acid sequence MKKKEILKLAKRDFEKAWVETGKNLKNPHHDEEYPRLHFQPGRTHPLSDTMAQLRQAYLLLGFQETINPLFIEKDHVYRQFGPEAPAVLDRCFYLAGLPRPDIGISMDKIGQIERMGVLLNEDKIKGIKEVFRSYKKGDTSGDDLVHDVSIALDVADETGLRVLERVFPELKELTPISSKTTLRSHMTSGWFITLNALHQNSPLPVKLFSIDRCFRREQREDSSHLMTYHSASCVWMDDEVSLDMGMAVSESLLEYFGFQKFKFLPDEKKSKYYIPGTQTEVYGYHPKLKEWVEVATFGLYSPIALAKYGIDQEVMNLGVGAERIAMILGGYEDIREMVYPHTYGKWGLSDREMASMLHMNLYPVTDDGQKLMESITRTAIEHSDISSPCEFTAFQGEFMGKNIEVKIIEPEAGTKLLGPASWNRVHVYDGNIVGVPQPAQMERFQSPDDVADEILGNLGKEIMDDLAIQALKKGIPTGISYMSGVAAQAAYRIEEMVVSGEEQIKLRTTIAKSPSDINLKLDELAMRYINSRNKVIDIRGPIFCTITGEIKE is encoded by the coding sequence GTGAAGAAAAAGGAGATACTGAAACTGGCGAAGAGGGATTTTGAAAAGGCCTGGGTGGAAACAGGTAAAAACTTGAAAAATCCCCATCATGATGAGGAATATCCCCGCCTGCACTTCCAACCAGGGAGAACCCATCCACTTTCTGATACTATGGCCCAGCTCAGACAGGCCTACCTTCTACTTGGCTTCCAGGAAACCATCAACCCCCTGTTCATTGAAAAAGATCATGTTTACCGTCAGTTCGGACCAGAAGCCCCTGCAGTTCTGGACCGTTGCTTCTACCTGGCAGGACTTCCCCGCCCAGATATAGGGATCAGTATGGATAAAATCGGCCAGATTGAGAGAATGGGTGTTTTACTCAATGAAGACAAAATCAAGGGGATTAAAGAGGTTTTCAGAAGCTATAAAAAGGGTGATACCAGTGGTGATGACTTGGTTCATGATGTTTCCATTGCCCTTGATGTGGCCGATGAAACCGGACTGCGAGTTCTGGAAAGGGTCTTCCCTGAACTCAAAGAACTGACACCAATCTCCAGTAAAACCACTTTACGTTCACATATGACCTCCGGATGGTTCATAACCCTGAACGCCCTACATCAAAACAGCCCCCTACCGGTTAAGTTGTTTTCAATTGACCGGTGCTTCCGTCGTGAACAAAGGGAAGATTCAAGCCACCTTATGACCTACCATTCAGCTTCATGTGTCTGGATGGATGATGAGGTATCCCTTGATATGGGAATGGCAGTTTCTGAGAGTCTGTTGGAGTACTTCGGATTTCAGAAGTTCAAATTCCTGCCGGATGAGAAGAAATCAAAGTACTACATCCCCGGGACCCAGACCGAGGTTTACGGATATCATCCTAAACTGAAAGAATGGGTGGAAGTAGCCACCTTCGGTTTGTACTCCCCCATTGCCCTGGCTAAGTACGGTATTGACCAGGAAGTCATGAATCTGGGAGTGGGTGCCGAGAGGATTGCCATGATCCTCGGTGGTTACGAGGATATCCGAGAGATGGTTTATCCCCATACCTATGGGAAATGGGGTCTCAGTGACCGGGAAATGGCATCAATGCTCCATATGAACCTGTACCCGGTGACTGATGATGGGCAAAAGCTGATGGAATCCATAACCCGCACCGCCATTGAACACAGTGACATCAGCTCACCCTGCGAATTCACCGCCTTCCAGGGAGAATTTATGGGTAAGAATATTGAAGTTAAGATCATAGAGCCAGAAGCAGGAACAAAACTACTGGGACCGGCCAGCTGGAATCGTGTGCATGTTTATGATGGGAATATTGTTGGTGTACCCCAGCCAGCGCAGATGGAACGTTTCCAGTCCCCGGATGATGTTGCAGATGAGATTCTGGGAAATCTGGGAAAGGAGATAATGGATGATCTGGCTATTCAAGCCCTTAAAAAGGGCATACCCACCGGCATCAGTTACATGAGTGGTGTGGCAGCCCAGGCAGCCTACCGCATAGAGGAAATGGTGGTAAGTGGAGAAGAACAGATTAAGTTACGTACTACCATAGCTAAATCTCCCTCTGATATCAACCTTAAACTGGATGAACTGGCCATGCGCTACATAAACAGCAGAAACAAAGTTATAGACATTCGAGGCCCGATATTCTGCACTATAACTGGAGAAATTAAAGAATAA
- a CDS encoding endonuclease V: protein MCSYNLTQQLANIQYSLADKVLEEDCFSKLDAVAGVDVSFSVDNKAVAAVVVLQLECLEILEKGTLLVELFFPYIPGFLGMRETDPVISVLNTLKHDFDVLMVNGHGVMHPRGFGLASHVGVLMDVPSIGVAKRLIDERYINVATQKHHASDEFQLIKENNHVLGAFFKGKYVSVGHKISLKSALDIVKMTSVFKTPEPIRQAHVLATETFKQELKDN from the coding sequence ATGTGTTCTTACAACCTGACCCAGCAACTAGCCAACATACAGTACTCCTTGGCAGATAAAGTATTGGAAGAGGACTGTTTCAGTAAGTTGGATGCAGTGGCTGGGGTAGATGTTTCCTTTTCAGTTGATAATAAAGCAGTTGCCGCGGTAGTGGTGTTGCAACTGGAATGTCTGGAGATACTGGAGAAAGGAACTCTGTTAGTGGAACTATTTTTCCCATACATCCCTGGTTTCCTTGGCATGAGGGAGACTGATCCAGTTATATCTGTTTTGAATACTTTAAAACATGATTTTGATGTTTTAATGGTTAACGGTCATGGTGTTATGCATCCCCGTGGATTTGGACTGGCTTCCCATGTGGGTGTGCTCATGGATGTTCCCAGCATAGGTGTGGCAAAAAGGTTAATTGATGAAAGGTATATAAACGTAGCCACCCAAAAACACCACGCCAGTGATGAATTTCAACTGATAAAAGAAAATAATCACGTGCTTGGGGCCTTTTTTAAGGGAAAATATGTGAGTGTTGGTCATAAAATCTCCCTAAAGAGTGCATTAGATATTGTGAAAATGACCAGCGTTTTCAAAACCCCTGAACCAATTAGGCAAGCCCATGTGCTGGCAACAGAAACTTTCAAACAGGAATTGAAGGATAATTAA
- a CDS encoding CTP-dependent riboflavin kinase, protein MEITGKIISGTHKGSYFMSLEVYKEEFRKKLKFEPFPGTLNLKISPENAGNISNMQDKMGVIKGTGNYGDVKFLPAQLNGIVNGAILFPVKTEHSPEILEFVAKENLRITLKLEDGDEATLKID, encoded by the coding sequence ATGGAAATCACCGGTAAAATCATCTCTGGAACTCATAAAGGCAGTTATTTTATGTCTTTAGAGGTTTACAAGGAGGAGTTTAGGAAAAAACTTAAATTTGAACCATTTCCAGGTACTCTTAACCTGAAAATCTCTCCGGAAAACGCGGGCAACATATCCAATATGCAGGATAAGATGGGAGTCATCAAGGGGACTGGTAATTATGGGGATGTTAAATTTCTCCCAGCCCAACTTAATGGAATAGTAAATGGAGCTATTCTGTTCCCAGTTAAGACTGAACACTCTCCAGAAATTTTAGAATTCGTTGCCAAGGAAAATCTTCGGATTACTCTGAAACTTGAGGATGGAGATGAGGCCACCTTAAAAATAGATTGA
- the ribB gene encoding 3,4-dihydroxy-2-butanone-4-phosphate synthase, whose translation MIKKAIESFKKGEIVLIFDDDNRERETDMIVAAEFMTPQHMTTIRNDAGGLFCVPISSEISDSLGIPFMTDMMDAASTEYPVLAELTPNDIPYDEKSAFSITVNHRKTFTGITDNDRACTIKELGLLCKNGNFQDFGKYFRAPGHVTLLRAAKDHVLKRRGHTEMSIALAEMAGTIQVAVCCEMMDDETGGSMNTDKVGVYAKKNDLVFLSGAELIEAYHEFKGL comes from the coding sequence ATGATAAAAAAAGCCATAGAATCATTTAAAAAGGGAGAAATAGTTTTAATATTTGACGATGACAACCGGGAGCGAGAAACTGACATGATTGTGGCTGCGGAGTTCATGACCCCCCAGCACATGACCACCATTAGGAACGATGCCGGTGGTCTTTTCTGCGTTCCCATATCCTCTGAAATCTCCGACAGTCTGGGAATTCCCTTCATGACTGATATGATGGATGCAGCCAGCACCGAATACCCAGTTCTCGCCGAATTAACACCCAATGACATTCCATATGATGAAAAATCAGCTTTCTCCATAACCGTGAACCACAGGAAGACCTTCACAGGTATTACCGACAATGACCGTGCCTGCACCATTAAGGAACTGGGATTATTGTGTAAAAATGGAAATTTCCAGGATTTCGGTAAATACTTCCGTGCTCCAGGACACGTAACCCTACTTAGAGCTGCTAAAGACCATGTTCTAAAAAGGAGAGGTCATACTGAGATGAGCATTGCCCTGGCTGAGATGGCCGGCACCATCCAGGTGGCGGTTTGCTGTGAAATGATGGATGATGAAACCGGTGGTTCAATGAACACCGATAAAGTGGGTGTGTACGCTAAAAAGAATGACTTAGTGTTTTTAAGTGGAGCCGAGTTAATTGAAGCCTACCACGAGTTTAAAGGTCTTTAA
- a CDS encoding AAA family ATPase, producing MKKIGILYVKGSLPNFEDFGKLPTHLLKDNGVVNGEKAHEVLDGLIIPGGSIIESESITPEVASVIRKMDAQGKFILGMCSGFQVLAHKTDIGRKSPCPVEREGLGILDVTFHPLIGTDRVETEVTDESFLTNGMVGETITGFHCHTYGDIRGDAPPILFSRVKRTDYTDNPREILSGVRNDEGNVVGTMIHGSLDENPSLTGNILQYLDAGEEEIPEIHQANQELLKKIRGEIGIGLDIYSDYRIPITKNNQKSNQIPPFLMIASTGSDSGKTFLTTGIVGALRRKGYRVGVLKVGPDTRDIVPSLYLNKEKMVNFSSIKIGGLGWKDLEEIIKGLKGQHYDLILIEGVMSIFTGLLNEKIPFSAAEIARAGNIPTILVSGCNKGGIETAALDLASHLEMMQKMGIKTTGAILNKVYHQQIAENASNYIKKTTGLDWVVRVPKAQLAARGGTPEVEIKLEDFCLKAMETVEKHLDVAEILKMAQKPEFTGYISYDEILDVYLS from the coding sequence ATGAAAAAAATAGGCATCCTGTATGTTAAAGGATCACTACCCAATTTCGAGGACTTTGGAAAACTCCCCACCCATCTATTAAAGGACAATGGGGTGGTCAATGGGGAAAAAGCTCATGAAGTCTTAGATGGTCTGATAATTCCCGGGGGGAGTATCATAGAATCAGAAAGCATCACTCCAGAAGTGGCCAGTGTCATTAGAAAAATGGATGCTCAGGGTAAGTTCATACTGGGAATGTGTTCCGGGTTCCAGGTACTGGCACATAAAACTGACATAGGCCGGAAATCTCCCTGTCCAGTGGAACGAGAAGGACTGGGAATACTGGATGTCACATTCCACCCCCTCATTGGAACTGACCGGGTGGAAACAGAAGTAACTGATGAATCCTTCCTCACCAATGGAATGGTGGGTGAAACAATTACCGGTTTCCACTGCCACACCTATGGTGATATAAGGGGAGATGCACCACCCATACTCTTTTCACGGGTTAAAAGAACAGATTACACAGATAATCCTCGTGAAATACTCTCCGGTGTTCGTAATGATGAAGGTAACGTGGTGGGAACCATGATTCACGGATCACTGGATGAAAACCCCTCCCTGACAGGCAACATTCTCCAGTACCTGGATGCTGGTGAAGAAGAAATCCCGGAGATTCACCAGGCTAACCAGGAGCTCCTGAAGAAAATCAGGGGAGAAATAGGAATTGGATTGGATATTTATTCCGATTATAGGATACCCATTACTAAAAATAACCAAAAAAGTAATCAAATCCCTCCATTCCTTATGATTGCCAGCACAGGCTCTGACTCAGGGAAAACCTTCCTCACCACTGGAATTGTAGGGGCTCTTCGACGGAAAGGATACAGAGTGGGAGTTTTAAAAGTTGGTCCGGATACAAGAGACATTGTACCATCCCTTTACCTCAACAAAGAAAAAATGGTCAATTTTTCCTCCATAAAAATAGGAGGACTGGGCTGGAAAGACTTGGAAGAAATAATCAAGGGATTAAAAGGCCAGCACTATGATCTTATCTTGATTGAAGGTGTTATGAGCATATTCACCGGTTTACTAAACGAAAAAATACCCTTCTCAGCAGCGGAAATAGCCCGGGCGGGTAACATCCCCACAATACTGGTATCTGGATGTAATAAGGGGGGTATTGAAACAGCAGCACTGGATCTGGCCTCACATCTGGAGATGATGCAGAAAATGGGTATAAAAACCACCGGAGCCATCCTGAACAAGGTATATCACCAGCAAATAGCGGAAAATGCATCAAATTACATTAAAAAAACCACAGGACTGGATTGGGTGGTCCGGGTTCCCAAAGCTCAGCTGGCAGCACGGGGTGGAACTCCCGAGGTGGAGATAAAACTGGAGGATTTCTGCCTGAAAGCCATGGAAACAGTTGAAAAACACCTCGATGTGGCAGAAATCCTGAAAATGGCTCAAAAACCAGAATTCACTGGTTACATCTCTTATGATGAAATTCTGGATGTTTATTTATCTTAA